One window from the genome of [Mycobacterium] stephanolepidis encodes:
- a CDS encoding TetR/AcrR family transcriptional regulator, which produces MTKRQRSSRGEGDQLRDEIIDAAIELVLEAKELRAPSIREVARKIGVTPPSIYLHFADKDELMDAVCGQYYQRLDDEMVAAAVDQQTTLERLHAQGMAYVRFAVATPLMYRLATSAPPRDDSELDETLVSAAFAHLHKGVQELVKEGFYPDGDTVAMGLQLWSAAHGVASMLVTKPYLPWGDAELFADNALRAACLGQAVSDVDLTAVLPRQK; this is translated from the coding sequence GTGACTAAGCGTCAGCGTTCGTCGCGCGGGGAAGGAGACCAACTGCGCGACGAAATCATCGACGCCGCGATTGAACTTGTCCTGGAGGCCAAGGAGCTGCGCGCGCCGTCGATCCGTGAGGTGGCCCGCAAGATCGGTGTGACCCCGCCGTCGATCTATCTGCATTTCGCGGATAAGGACGAGCTGATGGACGCGGTGTGCGGGCAGTACTACCAGCGGCTGGACGATGAGATGGTGGCGGCGGCCGTTGATCAGCAGACCACGCTGGAGCGCCTGCACGCGCAAGGTATGGCCTACGTGCGCTTCGCTGTCGCGACCCCGCTGATGTACCGGCTGGCTACCTCGGCGCCGCCCCGCGATGACAGCGAACTGGACGAAACGCTGGTAAGTGCGGCATTTGCGCACTTGCACAAGGGAGTTCAAGAACTCGTGAAAGAAGGTTTCTACCCCGACGGCGACACCGTCGCAATGGGTCTGCAGCTGTGGTCCGCAGCGCATGGGGTGGCCTCGATGTTGGTCACCAAACCGTATCTGCCGTGGGGCGATGCGGAACTGTTCGCCGACAACGCATTACGCGCGGCCTGCCTGGGGCAGGCGGTCAGCGATGTCGACCTGACCGCGGTGCTGCCGCGTCAGAAGTAG
- a CDS encoding nuclear transport factor 2 family protein: MSSAPFADELLATVQASPAAVGAHDKDTWVGLFATYGQVNDPVGSRPHIGEAAISKFYDTFIAPNTIVFEVENDVVAGMSVLRDLTIHTTMSTGVTMHIPMHLRYDVVEDGPAASLKIDRLFAFWELRAMIGQLLGAGSDGLLASAKLGPQLLKNQGLNGVLGFMRGLNGVRETGKQRVQELAGALAARDVPTVTRLLSPEASLSLDGVADASLAEFVSATSSLTVDKLLAAGSSVSATVHLGDRRGVGLFEFSNNSAAPGTLASVQLYF; the protein is encoded by the coding sequence GTGTCCAGCGCACCATTCGCCGACGAGCTGCTGGCGACCGTTCAGGCGTCGCCCGCAGCTGTCGGTGCACACGACAAGGACACCTGGGTCGGCCTCTTCGCCACCTATGGCCAGGTCAATGACCCGGTGGGTTCACGGCCTCATATCGGCGAGGCCGCGATCAGCAAGTTCTACGACACCTTCATCGCGCCCAACACCATCGTGTTCGAGGTCGAAAACGATGTGGTTGCCGGAATGTCGGTACTGCGCGATCTGACCATTCACACGACGATGTCGACCGGCGTCACCATGCACATCCCGATGCACCTGCGTTATGACGTGGTGGAGGACGGGCCCGCTGCATCGCTCAAGATCGACCGGTTGTTCGCGTTCTGGGAATTGCGTGCCATGATCGGCCAGCTGTTGGGCGCCGGTAGCGATGGGCTACTCGCAAGCGCAAAGCTGGGACCGCAACTGCTCAAGAACCAGGGACTCAACGGAGTGCTGGGGTTCATGCGCGGCCTCAATGGCGTTCGCGAGACAGGCAAGCAGCGCGTCCAGGAACTGGCGGGCGCCCTGGCTGCCCGGGACGTCCCGACGGTCACCCGGCTACTCTCCCCCGAGGCCTCCCTCTCCCTGGACGGCGTTGCCGACGCATCGCTGGCCGAGTTCGTCTCGGCAACAAGCTCATTGACCGTTGACAAGCTATTGGCCGCGGGCTCCTCGGTGTCGGCCACCGTGCATCTGGGTGATCGGCGCGGAGTCGGGCTCTTCGAGTTCTCCAACAACTCGGCGGCACCGGGCACATTGGCGTCGGTGCAGCTCTACTTCTGA
- a CDS encoding class I SAM-dependent methyltransferase has product MTTPVSFDNRFFSATWSAIARREPPEIKELRAENLRGLTGRVLEVGAGTGSNFSLYPNTVASVTALEPESGLRPQAEDAAAAAAIPVTVTAGVFEDLTVTGEDRFDAVVCSLVLCSVSDPDRAAAQAFEVLKPGGEVRFFEHVAHGGALGVAQRAVDATFWPRLFGNCHTHRDTLAALERAGFEIEERRDDWLKIFGIPMPSSSIVIGRAVKPA; this is encoded by the coding sequence ATGACGACGCCTGTCAGCTTCGATAACCGGTTCTTCTCGGCAACGTGGTCCGCCATCGCGCGGCGCGAACCTCCAGAAATCAAGGAGCTGCGCGCCGAGAATCTGCGGGGCCTGACCGGACGCGTCCTGGAGGTGGGTGCCGGCACCGGCTCGAACTTCTCGCTGTACCCGAACACCGTGGCTTCGGTAACGGCCCTGGAACCCGAATCCGGGCTGCGTCCGCAGGCCGAGGATGCGGCCGCCGCCGCTGCGATCCCGGTGACGGTGACCGCAGGCGTATTCGAGGATCTCACCGTCACCGGCGAGGACCGATTCGATGCGGTGGTGTGCTCGCTGGTGTTGTGTTCGGTCAGCGACCCCGATCGTGCCGCCGCGCAGGCATTCGAAGTGCTCAAGCCCGGCGGTGAGGTGCGTTTCTTCGAGCACGTCGCCCATGGGGGTGCGCTCGGAGTGGCTCAGCGCGCGGTCGACGCGACGTTCTGGCCCCGATTGTTCGGGAACTGTCATACGCACCGCGACACGCTGGCGGCGCTCGAGCGGGCAGGATTCGAGATCGAGGAACGGCGCGACGACTGGCTGAAGATATTCGGAATCCCGATGCCGTCCTCGTCGATCGTGATCGGCCGCGCGGTCAAACCCGCGTAG
- a CDS encoding class I SAM-dependent methyltransferase gives MTESDALRPSGSSRISGDSLEGVSATTLWTLHNRGTEAKRADGVIKDPLAAELFDAIEYDYRKFGRPSQSHGLRALAFDTQARVYLATHPRAAIVALAEGMQTSFWRLGGAESTAQFTWYSVDLPPVMELRNTLLPENQRIIGLAQSALDLSWMDRVDASEGAFITAEGLLMYLQPEESLGLIEACAKRFPGGQMMFDNIPHWFSRRTLQGLKLSDRYVAPPMPFALTPDEGEALTSVPGVVAAVDIPLQPGRGLWKFVNSKRLDRGFLRRTRPSMTLLQFG, from the coding sequence ATGACCGAGTCTGATGCTCTTCGCCCAAGTGGCTCATCGAGGATCAGCGGAGACAGCCTGGAGGGCGTCTCGGCTACCACCCTGTGGACGCTGCACAACCGCGGAACCGAAGCCAAGCGGGCGGACGGTGTGATCAAGGATCCGCTGGCCGCAGAACTCTTCGATGCCATCGAGTACGACTACCGCAAGTTCGGGCGCCCGTCACAGTCCCACGGGCTGCGGGCCCTGGCCTTCGACACGCAGGCACGTGTGTATCTCGCGACGCATCCGCGGGCGGCGATCGTCGCACTCGCCGAAGGCATGCAGACCAGCTTCTGGCGCCTCGGCGGGGCGGAATCCACGGCTCAATTCACTTGGTATTCAGTCGATCTGCCGCCTGTGATGGAACTGCGCAACACACTGCTGCCCGAGAACCAGCGGATCATCGGGCTCGCGCAGTCGGCCCTGGACTTGAGTTGGATGGATCGGGTCGATGCCTCTGAGGGCGCGTTCATCACGGCCGAAGGCCTACTCATGTACCTACAGCCGGAGGAATCTCTCGGGCTGATCGAGGCCTGTGCCAAGCGTTTTCCCGGCGGCCAGATGATGTTCGACAACATCCCGCACTGGTTCAGCAGGCGCACCCTGCAGGGGCTCAAGTTGTCGGACCGCTACGTGGCCCCGCCCATGCCGTTCGCGCTGACCCCCGACGAGGGCGAGGCACTCACCTCAGTTCCGGGAGTGGTGGCCGCCGTCGACATACCGTTGCAGCCGGGCCGTGGCCTCTGGAAGTTCGTCAACTCGAAGCGTCTTGATCGCGGGTTTCTGCGTCGGACGCGTCCTTCCATGACGCTGCTGCAGTTCGGATAG
- a CDS encoding DUF5302 domain-containing protein, with the protein MTESKAGEDSAADDAKRKFREALDRKNNKANAAADNKDTASKPTHAHGRAGSHREFRRKSG; encoded by the coding sequence ATGACCGAATCGAAGGCGGGCGAAGACTCGGCCGCGGATGATGCCAAGCGCAAGTTCCGCGAGGCCCTTGACCGCAAGAACAACAAGGCCAACGCCGCCGCTGACAACAAGGACACCGCCAGCAAGCCGACCCATGCACATGGCCGGGCCGGCTCGCATCGCGAATTCCGCCGTAAGAGCGGTTAA
- a CDS encoding class I SAM-dependent methyltransferase, which translates to MAAIDARHLDGVSETALITLNQRATEANRPDGVLEDPMAIVLRDSLDYDYHHFGRTHQGIALRALTFDNVSNDYLADHPRATVVALAEGLQTSFWRIDNGELNWLSVDLEPIVRLRQQLLPPSDRLRYIAQSALEHSWMDQVDDSNGVLITAEGLFMYLERDVVFDLIAACAKRFPGGWMVFDTIPWLMSVYSQRRGWKLSEHYTVPPMPFSFTAHQYGQLRALDGVRAVREVRMPPGRGNFLRLATPLFYDLPFSDRIRPAMTVVEFG; encoded by the coding sequence ATGGCTGCCATTGATGCCCGCCACCTCGACGGGGTGTCGGAGACCGCGCTCATCACGCTGAATCAGCGGGCCACCGAGGCGAACCGGCCCGACGGCGTTCTTGAGGACCCGATGGCTATCGTGCTGCGCGACAGCCTCGACTACGACTACCACCACTTCGGTCGCACCCACCAAGGAATTGCGCTGCGGGCGTTGACCTTTGACAACGTTTCCAACGACTATCTCGCGGATCACCCGCGTGCCACGGTGGTGGCGCTGGCCGAGGGACTGCAGACCAGTTTCTGGCGTATCGACAACGGCGAGTTGAACTGGTTGTCCGTCGATCTGGAACCCATCGTGCGGTTGCGCCAGCAGTTGCTTCCGCCCTCCGATCGGCTCCGCTACATCGCGCAGTCCGCACTCGAGCACTCCTGGATGGACCAGGTCGACGACTCCAACGGCGTCCTGATCACCGCCGAGGGTCTGTTTATGTACCTGGAACGCGATGTGGTGTTCGATCTCATCGCCGCCTGCGCTAAGCGCTTTCCCGGCGGGTGGATGGTCTTCGACACCATCCCCTGGTTGATGAGCGTCTACTCGCAGCGGCGCGGTTGGAAGCTCAGCGAGCACTACACGGTGCCGCCCATGCCGTTCTCCTTCACCGCCCACCAGTACGGGCAGCTGCGGGCCCTTGACGGTGTGCGCGCGGTGCGTGAGGTGCGGATGCCTCCCGGACGCGGAAACTTCCTGAGGCTGGCCACGCCCCTGTTCTACGACCTGCCGTTCTCCGACCGGATCAGGCCGGCGATGACGGTCGTCGAATTCGGTTGA
- the tpx gene encoding thiol peroxidase, with the protein MAQITLRGNPINTVGELPAVGSPAPAFELVGADLGPVTSDQYRDKPVILNIFPSIDTPVCQTSVRTFNQRAAEAGAPVLCVSKDLPFAQKRFCGAEGIENVGTASAFRSAFGEDFGITIADGPMTGLLGRAIVVIGADGNVAYTELVPEIAQEPDYDAVLGALS; encoded by the coding sequence ATGGCACAGATCACGTTGCGCGGAAACCCCATCAACACGGTCGGCGAGCTTCCCGCTGTCGGCTCTCCTGCCCCGGCATTTGAGCTGGTAGGCGCCGATCTCGGCCCTGTGACCAGCGATCAGTACCGGGATAAGCCGGTGATCCTCAACATCTTTCCTTCGATCGACACCCCCGTCTGCCAGACCAGCGTGCGGACCTTCAACCAGCGTGCCGCCGAAGCGGGCGCGCCGGTGCTGTGCGTGTCCAAGGACCTGCCGTTTGCCCAGAAGCGTTTCTGCGGCGCAGAGGGCATCGAGAACGTGGGCACCGCCTCGGCATTCCGTAGCGCATTCGGTGAGGACTTCGGCATCACCATCGCCGACGGTCCGATGACCGGGCTGCTGGGCCGCGCGATCGTCGTGATCGGCGCCGACGGCAATGTCGCCTACACCGAGCTGGTGCCCGAGATCGCTCAGGAGCCCGACTACGACGCGGTGCTCGGGGCACTGTCCTAA
- a CDS encoding acyltransferase family protein, producing the protein MTMTLGLPTADEVGAATAATRDRALDVIRIVSLVGVVLGHTVMAVSAIDNGVLLWGNLLNGRPVFQALTWVFQIMPLFFFAGVAASVGSWKPGTSWGSWLMHRCTRLYRPVFYYLGFWAVALLILRQILPLHVYEPVAGVSTQLLWFLGAYVLVLAAVPLLARITTTRSMLGALAGIYLGIAAVDVLRLGLGAPSGIGYVNFVVWLLPAVLGVGYRRQLITQKAALILAAVVFAINIALVTFGPYTISLVGVAGQKVPNMIPPSLVLAGHAMVLSALAIAAMPAINRWAQRPRVWWAVAIGNSGAMTLYLWHMPALLGMHLAFDFLGFPRYDTTATNFVFLSVLQVVTMAILVTGLFLALRPLENNPLPGWDGGYVARPGVRSAAVGIALMAAGGFTLASVVWGLKGFGLVCWVVVLAGLIIARSLANQRREA; encoded by the coding sequence ATGACGATGACTCTGGGCCTGCCCACCGCCGATGAGGTGGGCGCCGCCACGGCGGCAACGCGCGACCGCGCACTTGACGTGATCCGGATCGTGTCGCTGGTCGGCGTGGTCCTCGGGCACACCGTCATGGCGGTGAGCGCCATCGACAACGGTGTGCTGCTGTGGGGCAACCTGCTCAACGGTCGCCCCGTTTTCCAGGCACTCACCTGGGTTTTTCAGATCATGCCGCTGTTCTTCTTCGCCGGGGTTGCCGCGAGCGTGGGCTCCTGGAAGCCGGGTACCAGCTGGGGATCCTGGCTCATGCATCGCTGCACCCGCCTGTACCGCCCGGTCTTTTACTACCTGGGCTTCTGGGCGGTGGCGCTGCTGATTCTTCGGCAAATCCTGCCGCTGCACGTATATGAGCCGGTCGCGGGGGTGAGCACCCAGCTCCTGTGGTTCCTGGGCGCCTACGTGCTGGTGCTGGCGGCGGTTCCGCTGCTTGCCCGCATCACGACCACGCGGAGCATGCTCGGCGCGCTGGCGGGGATCTATCTGGGTATCGCGGCAGTTGACGTGCTGCGGCTGGGGCTGGGGGCTCCCTCCGGCATCGGATACGTGAACTTCGTGGTGTGGCTGCTGCCGGCGGTTTTAGGCGTGGGGTACCGCCGGCAGCTGATCACCCAGAAGGCTGCGTTGATACTCGCCGCAGTCGTTTTCGCGATCAACATCGCGCTGGTGACGTTCGGCCCGTACACCATCAGCCTGGTCGGGGTGGCCGGCCAGAAGGTGCCGAACATGATCCCGCCGTCGCTGGTGTTGGCCGGGCACGCGATGGTCCTGTCGGCATTGGCCATCGCGGCTATGCCCGCCATCAATCGATGGGCTCAGCGCCCACGGGTCTGGTGGGCCGTGGCCATCGGCAACTCTGGCGCGATGACGCTGTACCTCTGGCACATGCCCGCACTGCTGGGCATGCACCTGGCGTTCGATTTCCTGGGATTCCCCCGATACGACACCACGGCAACGAATTTCGTCTTCTTGTCAGTGCTTCAGGTAGTGACGATGGCCATCCTGGTGACGGGGCTCTTCCTGGCCCTGCGACCGCTGGAGAACAACCCCTTGCCCGGCTGGGACGGCGGCTATGTCGCGCGCCCCGGTGTGCGCAGCGCGGCCGTCGGGATAGCGCTGATGGCCGCGGGCGGGTTCACCCTGGCTTCAGTGGTGTGGGGGCTCAAGGGCTTTGGCCTCGTGTGCTGGGTGGTGGTGCTGGCCGGGCTGATCATCGCCCGGTCACTGGCCAACCAGCGACGAGAGGCTTAA
- a CDS encoding DUF1697 domain-containing protein, producing MTRYAALLRGVNVGGITMKMADVRDALTADGFAGVTTILASGNVLLDSTETAFAVKERLQQVLGDRFGYEAWVLVYDLDTIGRIIDAFPWEPDIEDVHSYVMFCSDPAVLTELAALDSELDDSERIAAGDGVLYWQVPKSQTLASPVGKTMGKKRYKSTTTTRNLRTLHKLVR from the coding sequence GTGACCAGATACGCCGCCCTGCTGCGCGGAGTGAACGTTGGTGGCATCACGATGAAGATGGCCGATGTCCGTGATGCCCTCACCGCTGATGGATTCGCGGGTGTGACAACAATTCTCGCCAGCGGCAATGTGCTGTTGGACTCCACCGAGACCGCCTTCGCGGTCAAGGAACGGCTGCAGCAGGTACTCGGCGATCGCTTCGGCTACGAGGCCTGGGTGCTGGTGTATGACCTGGACACGATCGGTCGCATCATCGATGCGTTCCCGTGGGAACCCGATATCGAGGACGTGCACTCCTACGTGATGTTCTGCAGCGACCCCGCGGTGCTCACCGAACTGGCGGCCCTCGATAGCGAGCTCGATGACAGCGAACGCATCGCTGCCGGTGACGGCGTGCTGTATTGGCAAGTGCCCAAGTCGCAGACCCTGGCCAGCCCCGTCGGTAAGACGATGGGCAAGAAGCGGTACAAGTCGACGACGACCACCCGCAACCTGCGGACCTTGCACAAACTCGTTCGCTAG